From Salarias fasciatus chromosome 5, fSalaFa1.1, whole genome shotgun sequence, a single genomic window includes:
- the zmat1 gene encoding zinc finger matrin-type protein 1 produces the protein MADRSVCTPLSVESDASNCTFRSPNANSFPDADKVINTKSDSTQVKGDMNEEALLKGLFTDTYCHLCEAELCFESQRVSHYEGKKHAQRLKVYLQAKRAEMNRDSKDPQWSMSTGKDRFCELCNMVFSSSVVAKSHYEGKVHSKNLRKQGLHLPEKRSEAHTLPNVTQDPDSDLKILPEAAAGHPTDPAAPTIPPLSEVDLKDRNKYCALCAAVFNNPQMALQHYNGRRHQRKQARQELLKELGDDAHQANSLKCRMCSLQFNSVEMYQAHMAGNKHQIREKKVVDLCNSQQKVYSTFADELADYIEVQKARGVTLKTSDGGAVLKEDEDVEEERQGFDEGDVRGLNIPVGAPPPASHPPLQSHPGCYYPARMWQPAYQGPPWPTHGWEHRYPPPLLSSASSPRFRTRPAKRKKFTNDSSSSSYTTSSYSSDSSSSSSESDDSEKRRREKRKIIRSRRERGRGKRRMGSEKEERIRKHRKREREQSVESDEERRKKPKHRGKHRRKENKFQEENLEVERPQREMDKLKPEDTEESRRETEVHIQTEADVGQREGGQDEPSKAKCRRDKKKTKEKTDTRTEEEKLWDDSILGC, from the exons GAGATATGAATGAGGAGGCGCTGCTAAAGGGGCTTTTCACTGACACTTACTGTCACTTGTGTGAAGCCGAGCTGTGTTTTGAATCTCAGCGTGTGTCTCACTATGAG GGAAAGAAACACGCTCAGAGACTCAAGGTGTATCTGCAGGCTAAGCGAGCCGAAATGAACAGAGACTCCAAGGATCCCCAA tggtCCATGAGTACTGGTAAAGACCGTTTTTGTGAGTTATGTAATATGGTGTTCAGCTCCAGCGTGGTGGCGAAATCACACTATGAAGGCAAGGTCCATTCAAAAAATCTCCGCAAACAAGGCCTTCACCTACCAG AAAAGCGTTCAGAAGCCCATACTTTACCAAATGTCACTCAGGATCCGGATTCCGATCTGAAAATACTcccagaagcagctgcagggcaTCCCACGGACCCCGCAGCTCCCACGATCCCCCCACTGAGTGAGGTTGATCTGAAAGACCGAAACAAGTACTGCGCCCTGTGTGCTGCGGTCTTCAACAACCCGCAGATGGCCTTGCAGCACTACAATGGACGCAGACACCAGAGGAAGCAGGCCAGACAGGAGCTGCTCAAAGAGTTGGGCGATGACGCACATCAAG CCAACTCCCTGAAGTGTCGAATGTGTAGTTTGCAATTTAACTCAGTGGAGATGTACCAGGCTCACATGGCGGGAAACAAACACCAGATTAG GGAGAAGAAGGTGGTTGACCTGTGCAACTCGCAGCAAAAAGTCTACAGCACATTTGCAGACGAGCTGGCGGACTATATTGAGGTCCAGAAAGCTCGAGGAGTCACCCTCAAGACCAGCGACGGGGGTGCTGTGCTAAAAGAGGATGAAGACGTTGAAGAAGAGCGTCAAGGCTTTGATGAGGGAGATGTAAGAGGTTTGAATATCCCGGTGGGCGCGCCGCCTCCCGCCTCCCACCCTCCTCTTCAGTCCCATCCAGGCTGTTATTACCCAGCCAGAATGTGGCAGCCGGCATATCAGGGTCCGCCTTGGCCAACGCATGGCTGGGAGCACAGGTACCCTCCTCCACTTCTGTCATCAGCAAGCTCTCCACGTTTCAGAACTCGGCcagcaaagaggaaaaagttTACGAACGATTCAAGTTCCTCTTCATACACCACTTCATCATACTCGTCcgatagcagcagcagcagcagtgaaagtgaTGACAGTGAAAAAAGGCGACGGGAAAAGAGAAAGATTATCAGgtcgaggagagagagaggcagggggAAACGACGTATGGGttcagagaaagaggagaggatcAGAAAGCATcggaagagggagagagagcaatCTGTAGAGTCAgatgaggagagaagaaaaaagcccAAACACCGcggaaaacacagaagaaaagaaaacaagttcCAGGAAGAGAACCTTGAGGTGGAACGACCTCAAAGGGAAATGGACAAATTGAAACCAGAagacacagaggagagcagaagagaaaCTGAAGTGCacattcagactgaagcagatgttggacagagggagggggggcaggacgAGCCATCCAAAGCCAAATGTAGGAGAGAtaagaagaagacaaaagagAAGACGGACACCAGAACAGAAGAGGAGAAGCTGTGGGATGACTCCATTCTGGGATGCTGA